DNA from Xanthomonas hyacinthi:
TCGTAGGCGATGCCGGCGGCCGCCAGCGCGTCGCGATAGCCGGCCAGGCGCCATTGCGTGGCGCCATGGCCGGGCAGGCCGCGGATGTGGGCGATGCGGCGATGGCCGAGCCGCACCAGTTCGCCAACCAGTTCGCGTGCGGCGCGCCGTTCTTCCAGGCGCACGCCGGGCCAATGGCGCTGCCGCCGCGGCGAGATGCAGGCCAGTGCGATGCGCTCCGCATCCAGACGCCGCCGCAGCGCGTCGTCGTCGGTCAGCGGCGGGATCAGCAGCAGTCCGTCGATATGCTGGTGCCGGGCCAGCGCGACCAACGCATCGGCATGGTCGGCGCGGGCGCGGTCCACCGGCGCCAGCATCAGCGTGTAGCGCTGCGCACGGCAGGCTTCGAGCACGCCGTTCTGGATTTCCATCTGATAGTACGAGGGGTTGTCGTAGGCCAGCGCCACCGCGTAGGAACGCTGGCCGGCCAGGCTGCGCGCGGACGGGTTGGGCTGGTAGCCCAGCCGCTGCATGGTCTG
Protein-coding regions in this window:
- a CDS encoding LacI family DNA-binding transcriptional regulator, whose translation is MSKRATQGLRIEDVAARAGVSMKTVSRVINGEPNVREQTRRKVEQTMQRLGYQPNPSARSLAGQRSYAVALAYDNPSYYQMEIQNGVLEACRAQRYTLMLAPVDRARADHADALVALARHQHIDGLLLIPPLTDDDALRRRLDAERIALACISPRRQRHWPGVRLEERRAARELVGELVRLGHRRIAHIRGLPGHGATQWRLAGYRDALAAAGIAYDERLVVPGRFDFASGIEAAEQLLRQRRRPSAVFAANDEMAAGVLRSASLRGLRVPADLSVCGFDDTLVSQQVSPALATVQQPLQQMGRRALELLLARLRAPQPPTCETLPHRLLLRDSLGSPAAQR